In Crassostrea angulata isolate pt1a10 unplaced genomic scaffold, ASM2561291v2 HiC_scaffold_184, whole genome shotgun sequence, the DNA window TTTGAATTCGTCTTCACACcctaaattttcttttattatattaaaacaaagaaattatcaGCTTTAGGTCATTGATTTATCCTTTTACCTTAAAAtcacacccctatgaaggaacccataatactctgttttacattaaaaaatcaggacagttaatcaccaaggaaacctgctaaatcttttggaattcatcttcacgccctaaataataatttattttattgaagcaAAGAAATCATCAGCTTAAGTTGAATGGTAAATCCCTTAATTTTAAGAATGCACCCCTCTGAAGGAACCCATTATTTCCTGTCCATCATTCAATTATCTATTTAGTTAGTCCCTTACAAAACCGTCCAAATCCTTTTGAATTCATCCtcacaccctaaattatcttttattatattaaaacaaagaaataatcagctttagttctatgataagtacttttatagtaaaattacacccctttgAAGGAACCCagaattttctgtttaacgtttaAAAATCAGTACAATTAAATCTGTTTACATTCATCCCCACACCctgaattatcttttattatattaaaacaaagtaacaaTCAGCTGTTGAAACTTGCACCCTCTATTTATCGTTCAATAATGTGCTGTGCTTGACATTGAAGAACCATAAGATTGTATCACCTTTTTTATTCTGCTGATaatgggaattgaacccactccttttcctggttgatagcAGGAAATGTGCTctaatacaccatatcagctttattggtgattataTAATCTTATGGAGATAGAGGGAGAAAAAAGAGAGATTGCATTCAAAAGACAAAATCAATGGTGGATGTGTTTATCCCAGTTCGCCAGAGGTCCTCTATTCTAAAAGCAGTGAACGAGAGCACAGAAATAACgaagcaaatctaaaatcaaacaaaggCTACGGACACGATTTAAAACTCGTACCACAATATAACAGTATCAAGAAAATtccaaatataaacaaatagtactccttctaaataatataatgtgACAAAAAGTTAACTCCGCCTACAAAAGGTCACGTGATCTTTTTTTGACATTGACGAGATGCAACTGAGTTGCAATATCGCAAATACCcctataccctaaccctaaccctaaccctaaccctgaagttacaaaaagtgtgctttttgacccactcccctaaccctaaccctaaccctaaccccctaaccctaaccctaacccaacccaaccctaaccctaaccctaacccaaaccctaaccctaaccctaaccctaacccctaacccctaaccctaaccctaaccctaaccctaaccctctaaccctaaccctaaccctaaccctaaaccctaaccctaaccctaaccctaaccctacccttccccaacccggaagtttaagggctaaccccgagctaaccctgatttttagggtcatcccgggtttatcatctaaaatctaatcccagaccttgatattcggggataatgttgtacagaggtaggtcacatgaaatatccaccaacccttccccaacccggaagtttaagggctaaccccgagctaaccctgatttttagggtcatcccgggtttatcatctaaaatctaatcccagaccttgatattcggggataatgttgtacagaggtaggtcacatgaaatatccaccaacccttccccaacccggaagtttaagggctaaccccgagctaaccctgatttttagggtcatcccgggtttatcatctaaaatctaatcccagaccttgatattcggggataatgttgtacagaggctgttgaaattaaatatacattaaaattttccaaatttggatttttaaagGGATAAAGTTTTATCCACTATGTATAACTGATGTTGCGCTGGGCGGACTGTTGAAAAACTAaccaacaaattattttaaagatcattCGTTTATTAGTTTTCGTATTTGTTGTTAAAACATACTCATTTTTTACTCTTATCAAAAATGAcatcaacatatattttatgaagttaCTTTCCTTGCATCAACATaatgttaatataatatatagctTCCTGCTTCTTTTACCTTTCATTACTTTAGCAAATTTGCACTAACAAAAGGTTTACATAAAGGATAACATAAATGATAAGCAATACTTAGTGAACAGATGCTTTTCTTTTTATACAAACCATAAGCAAACTTTTATTGCAAATCATTCCCAACCAAGTTGTTTAGCTCTTGCTGGAGCTTTGTTCTTTCGTTGATTGCTCTTTTCTTCTTGactattttctttactttgtcCTGTAAATAGTTGGTGAAATCCCCGCGAACGTCTGGCTTCCATCCCACGCTCCATATGCGATCCTCCACACcatcttttatcaaattttggaTGTCTACCATTTTTGCTATTGTaacaaaacaacactttttgaGTTCTCATTCTATCTCAAAGCATAAGCATTACGAATAAATGAAACTGGCATTCAttcttttatcttaatttaacTATAAACGTTTCCCCGTTGCTATACATGGAGTATATTATACTTACTTGGAGAAATGGTTTCCTGCAATCCCAGCCAGTAATGAATGTACGCTAGCTGTAACTTCGAAACTTTTTCCTGTTCTTTGCGGTAGCTCCTTTCGATGCTCTTGAACACTTCCGCGACTTCTTTtcttatgttttcatttaattcttcCACAGATGTCGCGATCTTAGCTTCTGTTTCCTCTTCTTCAAATTCTTCATTCTctatcatttttctctttttaggaTTTGCTAGAGCCATTTCTAACTCGTCTATTCTCGAGTTCACTTGACTAATTTGGAAGGAAAGTGCGTTTTCAAATTCAGGCTTCACCTCTTTATCAATTTTCTTATGAATCTGGTCCAAATCAGCTTCGAACTTGGCACATTCTGTTCCTgagtccaattttttttcaaggttttcaAGCTTAATACCAACTTCTCTTATTTTACGACTGAACTTCCCGAGAGTCTCAAGGACAAATTCTCTTAAGGCTTCATACTTTGGATCGTTTTCatctatcaaatatgattcaaaaACATGCATGTAAAGTTGTAATAAGCTTGCTATATTAAACAATGTTTCAATATctatgttataaaaattaccTTCGGATAGCCAGTCATTCTCCATACTGCTATTTAATTCAAGACAAGTGAGGAATCTGTAATGCACAGGAACAtcgtaaaataattaaaataaacgtatgtgacaaaatattttgttttataagaacaaaaccaattgtGTTTGATTGAGtcattttaatcttatctatgGAAGTCTGtacatattctaaaattgtagaatgatttaatattattatttttttatttgaacttcctttagacaaacaagaaattaattttgcattctaaaGATTCTTTATCATTAGGAATACTGATTACTTTCAATTAATGAATTGCTTACCTCTCCTAAGAAAATCACCGTCTGCACTGAAGGAGTGACAAGGAAACAATGACTGTGCTTTCTGTGTTAACGTTAGCAGGCGCTCTGAGTGATggggtaaacccagggtatacccgggttaaaTCCGGGATAAactcagggtatacccgggttaaacccaggatatacccgggtttaacccagggtataccctgggtacaccaagggtatacccggggtaaacccagggtatacccggggtaaacccagggtatacccggggtatacccagggtaaactcagggtataccctagttgatcccagtgtatacacgggttcaacacagagtaaaacaatgttagaccttaagtttaatgagccaaagttttaaacgtaattatcttaattaagtatatcaaaaagtttcattaatatcaatcatttactacatttgatgaatatcttgctacaattgaaatttaattgtaaactatagatcaattcaatagtctatcaATTACTGCCAGGAATAActactatgtttataaaatttcatatctattgctacttaacattagaatgcaggataatgagcaattaaataatgatattaaaaaaagcagttacctttaacaagtgaaaaaccCATATAATCCAACAAAGTCACAATCAAAAGACTGATAAATCaccaaatcatcagatatttatagaaagaaatgattgacagtcACGTAAATTAATAGGCGGAGTCCCGCATTCCCGCACACGCATCTCGTCAAagtgcctataccctaaccctaaccctaaccctaaccctaaccctaacccaaaccctaaccctaaccctaaccctaaccctaaccctaaccctgctaaatcttttggaattgaTCTTTCCACCCTTACTTGTCCTTTActatatcaaaacaaaggaataatcagctttagttcaatgataaatccttttactgtaaaattacacccctgtaaaggaacccatagttttctgtttaaaggaaaaaaaaactgtacagttaatcacttaggaaaccttctaaatcttttgaaattcaactttacaccctaaattatcttttagtatattaaaacaaagaaataatcagctttagttcaatgattcatcctttagctgtaaaattacacccctatgaaggaacccataattttctgtttaatgttaataaaatcagttcagttaatcacttaggaaacctgctaaatctgttggaattcatctttacacccttaCTTGTCTTTtatcacattaaaacaaagaaataaacagctttagttaaatgataaatcattttcttatagaattacacccccacgaaggaacccataattttctgtttattgttaaattatatgTTTCTGTATgaataatcacctaggaaacctcctaaatcttttggaatgtACCCTCACGCCCTAGTTTATCTTTTCTCACATTactacaaagaaaaaatcaacatcagaccccagaaaaatccttttattgtgaaattacacccctatgaaagaacccatatttttctgtttaatgttAAACAAATCTGTATAGTTAATCACCTAGGAAACGTGATGAATCTTTTTGAATTCGTCTTCACACcctaaattttcttttattatattaaaacaaagaaattatcaGCTTTAGGTCATTGATTTATCCTTTTACCTTAAAAtcacacccctatgaaggaacccataatactctgttttacattaaaaaatcaggacagttaatcaccaaggaaacctgctaaatcttttggaattcatcttcacgccctaaataataatttattttattgaagcaAAGAAATCATCAGCTTAAGTTGAATGGTAAATCCCTTAATTTTAAGAATGCACCCCTCTGAAGGAACCCATTATTTCCTGTCCATCATTCAATTATCTATTTAGTTAGTCCCTTACAAAACCGTCCAAATCCTTTTGAATTCATCCtcacaccctaaattatcttttattatattaaaacaaagaaataatcagctttagttctatgataagtacttttatagtaaaattacacccctttgAAGGAACCCagaattttctgtttaacgtttaAAAATCAGTACAATTAAATCTGTTTACATTCATCCCCACACCctgaattatcttttattatattaaaacaaagtaacaaTCAGCTGTTGAAACTTGCACCCTCTATTTATCGTTCAATAATGTGCTGTGCTTGACATTGAAGAACCATAAGATTGTATCACCTTTTTTATTCTGCTGATaatgggaattgaacccactccttttcctggttgatagcAGGAAATGTGCTctaatacaccatatcagctttattggtgattataTAATCTTATGGAGATAGAGGGAGAAAAAAGAGAGATTGCATTCAAAAGACAAAATCAATGGTGGATGTGTTTATCCCAGTTCGCCAGAGGTCCTCTATTCTAAAAGCAGTGAACGAGAGCACAGAAATAATgaagcaaatctaaaatcaaacaaaggCTACGGACACGATTTAAAACTCGTACCACAATATAACAGTATCAAGAAAATtccaaatataaacaaatagtactccttctaaataatataatgtgACAAAAAGTTAACTCCGCCTACAAAAGGTCACGTGATCTTTTTTTGACATTGACGAGATGCAACTGAGTTGCAATATCGCAAATACCcctataccctaaccctaaccctaaccctaaccctgaagttacaaaaagtgtgctttttgacccactcccctaaccctaaccctaaccctaaccccctaaccctaaccctaacccaacccaaccctaaccctaaccctaacccaaaccctaaccctaaccctaaccctaacccctaacccctaaccctaaccctaaccctaaccctctaaccctaaccctaaccctaaccctaaaccctaaccctaaccctaaccctaaccctacccttccccaacccggaagtttaagggctaaccccgagctaaccctgatttttagggtcatcccgggtttatcatctaaaatctaatcccagaccttgatattcggggataatgttgtacagaggtaggtcacatgaaatatccaccaacccttccccaacccggaagtttaagggctaaccccgagctaaccctgatttttagggtcatcccgggtttatcatctaaaatctaatcccagaccttgatattcggggataatgttgtacagaggtaggtcacatgaaatatccaccaacccttccccaacccggaagtttaagggctaaccccgagctaaccctgatttttagggtcatcccgggtttatcatctaaaatctaatcccagaccttg includes these proteins:
- the LOC128169698 gene encoding uncharacterized protein LOC128169698; translation: MENDWLSEDENDPKYEALREFVLETLGKFSRKIREVGIKLENLEKKLDSGTECAKFEADLDQIHKKIDKEVKPEFENALSFQISQVNSRIDELEMALANPKKRKMIENEEFEEEETEAKIATSVEELNENIRKEVAEVFKSIERSYRKEQEKVSKLQLAYIHYWLGLQETISPTKMVDIQNLIKDGVEDRIWSVGWKPDVRGDFTNYLQDKVKKIVKKKRAINERTKLQQELNNLVGNDLQ